TCCGCCCATACCTATCTCCGTGTTTTCCGAGAATGTACCACTGCTCAGTAGGATTGCGTCTTGCAGCATTAACTCGCTAGTACCCTGCACGATACTACCGTTGTACAGCAGCTTCGAAAAGGTTGGAATAATGATATCGTCCAGCTTGATGGTGATCACAATGGTAGCCGCATCATCCGCACTGTACGCATTGTTGACGGTTAGTATGAAGCTTAACATATCGCGACCCTCGATGACGCTCGGTGCGATGCCATCCTTGAGCGACACTTTAAACTTGTTGTCATCCACCAGCACCACATCGAACAGACTGGCATCGCCATCGGCAGCAGTGTACTGAAACGTGGACATGATCGTCCCCGGTAGTACGGTGATCGTATCCGCCGCAGAAAACATAACCTCCTTCGCACCTTCTTGCAGCGAACCGCGGTAGATGGATTTCGTGAAGGAGGGTGTGATTGCGGGAAGATTCTCTACATCGATCACGATCGTACATTGCGTCGTTTCGGAACCGGGATTTACAGCTTCTAGCTGCAGCTGATAGTAGACGTTCGATCTCACCTGGTCCCACTTCACGTCGGACTTCAGAAGAATATCGACTGTGTTGCGATCCTCCGATATCTTCACATCAAAGAGATTGTCGGCATCAACGATAGTGAAGGTGGTTGTTTCCTTAACGCTCCCGCTTTCCCAGGCAACCGGAACACCTGCAAAGTCGACGGTGGTTGTTCCTTCGCTAATTTTACCATGAAACGAGCTACTCGTAAAGGTGGGCTTTACTTCGCGTACTATTTTCACCGAACAGGTTACGGTTGCTGGTTGGCTAGCACCTGCATTAGTCGCAACGACTATGAATCCAATCTCGGAGCGTGCTTTTAACTGGTCCTTGGACACTTCGTCGCGCAAAAAGAAACTCAAACTCTGGTCGGCCGCTACCAAGTACCGCACCAGTGCGCTATCGTGTCCCTCTATTTTGTACTCTGTGTTGGTTGCGATGGTTGGCGGCGAAAGAGCTATTTTTTGGCTGAATGTTATATCCTTTGAGTCCTCTTTAACCTCGCCGGCATAAAAGAGTTCGGGAAACTGTGGAGCACTGACACGATCAATATCCACGAGTATGGTAGCGAATCCGGATGCCTGCTCGGGGTTAGTACACTCTACGACAAGCTCGAAACGACTGACACCATTGACGGACGCTGCATCTAATTCCTTCGCCAACTGTATTGTGACAATCCCCTGCTGCAGCTTCACATCGAACAGCTCACTATTGCCGTTACGTATGGTAACCGTGGCCTCGTCCACGTAACTGCCACGCTCTAAATTAATCTGTTCAAACGGAACAAGCTTCAGGTCTACATCGATGCTGGACTTGTAGAGTGGTTTCTCGAAACGGGGAATTTTCACCAAAGAATGCTTTACGTACACTATCACCGGTACAGCCATGCTGGCTGACAGCTGGGGGTTGGTGGCTTTCAAGCTAAACTGAAAGTGATCACGACTTTCAAACTCTTCGTCGCTCAACGGTGTCTTCAGCTGTATGCGTACACCATTCGTAACCGGTACTAAATGTTCCAGCGAGAAAAAACTCGCATCTTCACCTTCTAGCGCGTACAGGACGCCTGCATCAGTGGATTCCGCCGTCAGTTTAGCTACCATCTCTTGTACCAATTGTTTCGTCTCATCAATCACACCATCGTAGATCAGTCGCTCGAAAGCTGGGACCGGTGTTCGAATGATGTCAACCGCAACGAAACAGTAAACCGTTTCCGAATTAGGATTGCTGGCTTCCACCGTGAACGAAAGCCTCCCGATGCCTTGCAACATTTCTCGCGTGACATTTCCGTGGAGGTAAAGTTGGAACACGTTCCGTGGAAAATATTCCTGAATGCCGAAGAAGTGCCGATCATCCACAACGCTTAGTTTGGTGTCGGTTGTGATGGATTCCAGCACAAGCTCCACGTTCGGAAGGCTTACCGTGAGCGTTTTCTCATTCAACTCACCCTCCAGGAAGGGTTTGGTAAATTGAGGTAGAACGACCGGTGTGCGCAGTACCTTGAAGATGACTACAGCGTGAGTTACCTCTTCGCCGTCCAGTTTCGCCACGATGGAAAGCATGATGTAGCTTTTGTCTGTCAATTTGTCCGGCGTAATATTGTTCGATGTTATGGTGATTGTGCCGCTAGTGCCAGCGTTAATCGTGAACAGCGAAGTATCTCCCGCGTAGCTATACTCCAAACCTGCCATAAAACTGTCCGGTGATATTCGAACCGTAGGCACGTTTAGTACACCAGCTTCCGTAACCGTACCTTCGTATACCAACTGTTCGAAATGTGGATCTTTGAGGTTAGCTTTGTCCACCGATAGAACTATCAGCGCTTCCCCCGTACCGACATCTGCTTTGTCCGCTTGCACAGTTACCAGGAAGAAATTCTTCTCCTTCAACACCGAGTCGGACAGTAAGCTTGAAGGTGCGACAGTAGCTTGATTGTTAGCGAACGTCACGGTGAAATATTGAGCATCCTCTCCTGTCAGTTGTACGCGGACGCTACTATCACTGGTGGACGGAATAAGTTTGATGCTATCGATTTGAATCACTTTGCTAAGATCGATGGTACCGCTGTATAGAGATGCTTCGAAAGTGGGCACAACTTGCGGGTCAGTTGAAAGTTCCACTACTAATGCCGTCCGGCCTACGTTTTCCGCTCCCGAGCGAGTGGCCGAGATGGTAAGAGCAAGTAGTTTCTTTTCCGCATCGATTGAGGTGCCTGACCGTAGCGTTACGGTGGCACTGCTGCTATCTGTGGCAGGTGTAATGGTGAAATAACTCACATCCTCTCCGGAGGATTCGAAGCGCACGCTAGAATCGTATGTCCCCGGCAGAAGGTTGATACGAACGGGTGTGAAGAGATCGCCAATTTTGAAGGCTGTTTTGTAGAGATTTTGTTCGAACTCCGGTGGTGGTATAAACACAATCACTGGATCACCCTGTATGTTTAGGGTTGCTTGCGATGTCCTCGGAGGGTTGCCAGCATCCTAAAACCGCACAAATTGATGCGTTTTACTAACATTGACTTCTGAGCAGATAGTGTTGTGATAGTTCGCTACTGAGCTAATTCGAATAATTAGATCATCTAAGTGAACAAGTACGAGAGCTGACGGAAATGGGAAAGTTTCTCAATAATCATTTCAGATACCAAACGATTATATCACAGAGGTTCCCATGTGTTATCTTCCAACCTCCATGATTACGATCACCACCTCTATCGATAAGATCTCTTGATATTCAAAATGATAGAACTGACAACTCCTAATTGTTTTTGATGCATGGAGTTTTGAACGAATGGAATCTTTGGATGATTATCGTTACCATACTTACCACCGCACTAATCTGCAAGGCGATCGGAGGTTCTATCTTCGTCagcgtttgtttcgttatcAGATGGGCTATAAACTCCGTACGCGACGAACCGTTCGCTGTTTTCACGGTGAAGTAATTATTTTCCTCGATCGAAAATGTTACcgtattttttgtgatatcATAATCATTCGCCACAATCCCATTGCCCTGAAAAGATTGCAATATTTGTAATGACTCAACCCTCCTCAAATGTACTATTAGATGATAAAGTAACCTTACATCGGCAATAAACTGTTGTATGTTGAACTCCCTTGGCAGTGGCAGCGGTATCGCTATGTCGTACGTCTGTTGGTCAAATAGTGGAGCGTGATTGTTCTCCTCCTTGATCGCCTGCCGGAACGTCATAGTGCGCTCGGAACCCGACGCACAGATGAAGATGACATTGTTTAGGAAGAACAGTGTATCCTCTTGCTTTTCGTAGTTCGCAAACTGTTGATTCGTTCTGATGGTGAGCTTTCCGTTCTCGAGCACAGCATCAATGTACACCGGCAGGTCAGGTGACAGCGCGTTCACTATCGACACCGAGTTGACGTTGGACACGTCATGTTGGGCCAGTGTGTAGCCTGCACCGACGGTGGCCGAAATTTCCGGCCCAATAGGAAACGGCCCGCCGAAGCTGAGTGTGGGCGATGAGCATTCTGTATATGATGGAGAAATAGCAGTGTTGGTGGTAAGGCCTGTATTGAGTTTTGTGTTGTACAGCACATTGGATAGTCGGTAACAGATCGAAAGTTATAATGGAGCCATCAGTGAAGCTCTTTGGTTCCACTCAAAGATTTCTCTCTGTACATCTTAGGACAAACATAGGTAATATGTCAAAGTACTAGACTATATTTCTGTGAATCGTGGATAAACTCCAGGCCAACATGGTTTTATGCCAGGAAGGACTGGACTGTTACCAATCTGTTACAGATCGTTTCTTCCACAATCAATTGTATGGATCGAGGACTCCAGACTGATGCCATGTATACGGATTTTTCCGCGGCTTTCGATTGTACTCTATAGCATTATTTGCTActagcgaaataaaaaaaaactccctcaAGGAAGTGTCTCTAgtgtcctttttgtttttcttgctgtcTGTAGTTGATGTTTCCTGTGTCCTTCCCACCTCAACGCTGGCGACTATCCAATACCAGGTCGTGATGACTGTTCGTCTATCCAAGCAGTCTACTTAGACTGTTTTTGTCATTGGTCATCATTTGTCCCGTTAACCTATTCACTGCAATTATAACCTCAACTCTGTCCAGTTATGTCGTGTCGTGACCCCCTTATGTGTGACTCTCGATTGTAAACTAACTTACAATGCCCACTTCATAGCCATTGTAAAGAAAGCTTTTAAAGTGTTGGTCTGAGTCAATGACATCAGAGATCCGATCTGTTTGAAGGCGCTCTTTTGCTGTTTAGTCCGTACTCCTCTAGAATATGCATGTATTGTTTGGAATCCTGCAGCTATAGTTTGGACTACGGCAATTTGAGCAAGTGCAGAGATATTTCACGGGGACAATTTTTCGACAAAATCGACGCATTCTGGGTTTCAATTTTGACTCAATGCCCTCATACGACGTGCGATGCCAAATGATTGGTCTAGAATCTTTGGAGAATAGACGGGACCGTGCTCAAGCAATTTTTATTGGCAGGCTGCTTCTGGGCGTCAGTGATGTGCATTTACTCCTTTCTCGGGTTCTTCTCCACGTCCTACGATCCCGATCTTTTCTCTCTGATCTTGCAAGGCGCACTTGATACGGCTCTAATGACCAGTTTCTTGTTTGGTTTAGGCGCTTCAACAACCTGTTTTACCTTTTCGATTTCAACCTTTCCTTGACTGCTATCCCTTCCGGCTCCCGTCCTACTAACATAAGCTTACGTTAGGCATCTCATagtatttaatttacttttggATTTAATCCTTTGGGCGGACAATTTTAAGCAttaaatacaaacacaaatacaaatCATCGTACTATATAGCAGAAGCTCATCTAAACGCAAAAAAATCTTAGCCTAGTAGCAAACACCACAGGACTTGATAATAACTGATGAACAGATGAGTGGTAACAGTTCAAATTGTCGTATTTACGAtaaacgacgacgacgaggatTTTAGTTAAACAGAGCGTACTTACGTACAGTCACTTGAGCTGTGGTTCTCGAGAAAAGCCCCGAGGATCTTGATGAGCTTTCGTTGCAAAAGTTCATCTATAGATATCTACACAACATTCATGCAGTTAGATAACTTGTAGTGTAATGGATAACTAAAGACGTTTTTAGTTACTTGCTACACCATTGGATCGATGATAATCCAAGAATTTAACTCTTAAACTGACATGACTGTTAAGCAGATTGATCAACATCCTTATGTTAACTGTATGTTTTCTATGTCGATTAGCATAGAACAGAGGTCTACAAG
This Anopheles marshallii chromosome 3, idAnoMarsDA_429_01, whole genome shotgun sequence DNA region includes the following protein-coding sequences:
- the LOC128714520 gene encoding uncharacterized protein LOC128714520 translates to MGRVMEDALRRRPLIVIIGLVLVSTTVSAQECSSPTLSFGGPFPIGPEISATVGAGYTLAQHDVSNVNSVSIVNALSPDLPVYIDAVLENGKLTIRTNQQFANYEKQEDTLFFLNNVIFICASGSERTMTFRQAIKEENNHAPLFDQQTYDIAIPLPLPREFNIQQFIADGNGIVANDYDITKNTVTFSIEENNYFTVKTANGSSRTEFIAHLITKQTLTKIEPPIALQISAVDAGNPPRTSQATLNIQGDPVIVFIPPPEFEQNLYKTAFKIGDLFTPVRINLLPGTYDSSVRFESSGEDVSYFTITPATDSSSATVTLRSGTSIDAEKKLLALTISATRSGAENVGRTALVVELSTDPQVVPTFEASLYSGTIDLSKVIQIDSIKLIPSTSDSSVRVQLTGEDAQYFTVTFANNQATVAPSSLLSDSVLKEKNFFLVTVQADKADVGTGEALIVLSVDKANLKDPHFEQLVYEGTVTEAGVLNVPTVRISPDSFMAGLEYSYAGDTSLFTINAGTSGTITITSNNITPDKLTDKSYIMLSIVAKLDGEEVTHAVVIFKVLRTPVVLPQFTKPFLEGELNEKTLTVSLPNVELVLESITTDTKLSVVDDRHFFGIQEYFPRNVFQLYLHGNVTREMLQGIGRLSFTVEASNPNSETVYCFVAVDIIRTPVPAFERLIYDGVIDETKQLVQEMVAKLTAESTDAGVLYALEGEDASFFSLEHLVPVTNGVRIQLKTPLSDEEFESRDHFQFSLKATNPQLSASMAVPVIVYVKHSLVKIPRFEKPLYKSSIDVDLKLVPFEQINLERGSYVDEATVTIRNGNSELFDVKLQQGIVTIQLAKELDAASVNGVSRFELVVECTNPEQASGFATILVDIDRVSAPQFPELFYAGEVKEDSKDITFSQKIALSPPTIATNTEYKIEGHDSALVRYLVAADQSLSFFLRDEVSKDQLKARSEIGFIVVATNAGASQPATVTCSVKIVREVKPTFTSSSFHGKISEGTTTVDFAGVPVAWESGSVKETTTFTIVDADNLFDVKISEDRNTVDILLKSDVKWDQVRSNVYYQLQLEAVNPGSETTQCTIVIDVENLPAITPSFTKSIYRGSLQEGAKEVMFSAADTITVLPGTIMSTFQYTAADGDASLFDVVLVDDNKFKVSLKDGIAPSVIEGRDMLSFILTVNNAYSADDAATIVITIKLDDIIIPTFSKLLYNGSIVQGTSELMLQDAILLSSGTFSENTEIGMGGTDAGLFTISRDGPTIDLKIRDDSLNWDELVSKHYLSVYVQATNPGSETSTSFVTVEIEQLRQPQFAQSSAHGYIAAGEREVQFLEGSELRIVADSTVPGYQWNLVGDDYQLFDASLVDDLFKFSLKESIPDEQQSRTTFKFRVTLKNPTGSAVDSIVMINRQLPVPQFSKHIYTGSFGEDLRLSLADAIEITQASYSNGMLVSVIESNVDFLSLEQNGRSIQLKLSRSISASDFQGLEMVRLVLLAKASDDIWSTCSVTLMVPEGTPCIPLPPVVDCSSCYNCTTGGVQDDVPVFAYGNFRFQLRSDTTGPVGSVTATAKDPTAVIQHSLDVEDGYLQSQLTITREGLLMIANPIIPNVYQFLVHATNPAAGKKATAKVWLDVLNRFECTEGDKQSTVDQLLIVQHLEEERPYSSILSAQLNPSCTYELVSEYPTDNQQPYFYIDPVTNWLGSRSFDREDEELFGDMQIPQFKLVMRLNCLETDEARERDRRSLVKRSLIETDTINYASDVTIVTIVVDDINDNDPVFVEPTILSGNAVHLGFPEPSLANRLMLSGLITVKTTDADEGLNAKIRYSLSENVHFMINPETGTIEPTKDALRDSNRIELTVLATDRDGALDGRISQFELAVHRLNENHIAFVTVTTADEDTVQDIVEQVNVQRDFHLKVLRQAYIPETETTSVRVSRSAAARDIGASTSTMRLVVYALNDDNQLLNTDDIRNAIRAVFPSIAASAITSFNNAVCYGNSTDPSCPSTPNCPEDLMGRSSNSGLIASTSVLGGLLLISLTVITILYLRYVRPLSKGTESNPSDIVQLENDFDTTPPSSPATSGGKKNPIADPEMIDDRKISINIVGITMQESEDTNMDNNRLARSLTDRLDEEDEYGAAIFGTSAQETVSEPKNVKFNEIVERIEVEEHHSDEDNDETVYEERL